A window of the Vigna angularis cultivar LongXiaoDou No.4 chromosome 3, ASM1680809v1, whole genome shotgun sequence genome harbors these coding sequences:
- the LOC108323090 gene encoding uncharacterized protein LOC108323090 isoform X2: protein MLAFRGWGFQACLSYNLFRMEFEEAEDEEWDTRKYSSKSNAANGCMMRWLLKMGVCVGKKILVAGFIASAAPVLVPPLAVASVIVIALSMPYAVFLASYVCTQNLMSKLLPRPTLQNPPLLKRICFKQGGCDDMQIYREEQALVDEAKRDIEIDGFGMKNGENVTVGSECGPREEDATDGIEENSPGENNGVQVQPFSEDYEEFKTFEVKTLFLHESQDQPMEGDIEEAELQRETKGLLEKIRDEGRTDKTRERGEYAEGICRGADERGKRIGSVEDMEESLAEEASTIGETGEDLRKEEDPNLREEMLHSRNDENMDTMLEGKEFDTTNDSRKSLAEPSELLIPAEPIEASPIEVMVYNIQMDENSSQDSENQESHMHELNERMYLEDAEAREIANESAHDLFDGKQIDPDEKTYTIDLHEESSIIGRRTDSMEVLVSSVEQESWPSECSSEENIISSSEEVNA from the exons ATGTTAGCTTTTAGAGGTTGGGGATTTCAAGCTTGTTTATCTTACAATCTGTTCAG GATGGAATTTGAAGAAGCGGAAGATGAAGAGTGGGATACTAGAAAATACTCGTCCAAAAGTAATGCTGCAAATGGTTGCATGATGAGGTGGCTGCTCAAAATGGGAGTCTGTGTTGGAAAGAAGATCTTAGTGGCTGGTTTCATAGCTTCAGCTGCTCCTGTGCTTGTTCCACCTCTTGCGGTGGCTTCTGTTATTGTCATTGCTCTTTCTATGCCTTATGCAGTTTTCTTGGCTAGCTATGTATGCACTCAGAATTTAATGAGTAAATTGCTCCCTAGGCCTACTCTCCAGAATCCCCCATTGCTTAAAAGGATATGTTTTAAGCAGGGTGGTTGTGATGATATGCAGATATATAGAGAGGAACAAGCCCTTGTAGATGAAGCAAAGAGAGACATTGAAATCGATGGTTTTGGTATGAAGAATGGAGAAAATGTGACAGTGGGGAGTGAGTGTGGTCCACGAGAAGAAGATGCCACTGATGGAATTGAGGAAAACTCACCAGGAGAAAATAATGGAGTGCAAGTGCAACCATTTAGTGAGGACTATGAAGAATTTAAGACTTTTGAggttaaaactttgtttttacaTGAATCCCAGGATCAGCCCATGGAGGGTGATATAGAGGAAGCAGAGTTACAAAGAGAAACAAAGGGACTGTTAGAAAAAATTAGAGATGAGGGTAGAACTGATAAGACTAGGGAGAGAGGAGAATATGCAGAAGGAATATGTAGAGGGGCAGATGAAAGGGGTAAAAGAATTGGTTCTGTTGAAGATATGGAAGAATCATTGGCAGAAGAAGCTAGTACCATTGGGGAAACTGGAGAAGACttgagaaaggaagaagatcCAAATCTACGGGAGGAGATGCTTCATTCaagaaatgatgaaaatatggataccatgttagaaggaAAAGAATTTGACACCACAAATGATTCAAGGAAGTCATTGGCTGAACCTTCTGAACTACTGATTCCAGCTGAACCAATTGAAGCTTCACCAATTGAAGTAATGGTTTATAACATTCAAATGGATGAGAACTCTTCTCAGGACTCAGAAAATCAAGAATCTCATATGCATGAGTTAAATGAAAGGATGTACTTGGAAGATGCAGAAGCTAGAGAAATTGCTAATGAAAGTGCACATGATTTGTTTGATGGAAAACAGATAGACCCTGATGAGAAGACATACACAATTGATTTGCATGAAG AATCTTCAATTATTGGCAGACGCACAGATTCTATGGAAGTTCTTGTTTCCTCTGTAGAACAAGAGTCTTGGCCATCTGAATGCTCCTCTGAAGAAAACATTATCTCTTCTTCTGAAGAGGTCAATGCCTAA
- the LOC108323090 gene encoding uncharacterized protein LOC108323090 isoform X1 encodes MLAFRGWGFQACLSYNLFRMEFEEAEDEEWDTRKYSSKSNAANGCMMRWLLKMGVCVGKKILVAGFIASAAPVLVPPLAVASVIVIALSMPYAVFLASYVCTQNLMSKLLPRPTLQNPPLLKRICFKQGGCDDMQIYREEQALVDEAKRDIEIDGFGMKNGENVTVGSECGPREEDATDGIEENSPGENNGVQVQPFSEDYEEFKTFEVKTLFLHESQDQPMEGDIEEAELQRETKGLLEKIRDEGRTDKTRERGEYAEGICRGADERGKRIGSVEDMEESLAEEASTIGETGEDLRKEEDPNLREEMLHSRNDENMDTMLEGKEFDTTNDSRKSLAEPSELLIPAEPIEASPIEVMVYNIQMDENSSQDSENQESHMHELNERMYLEDAEAREIANESAHDLFDGKQIDPDEKTYTIDLHEESSIIGRRTDSMEVLVSSVEQESWPSECSSEENIISSSEEVVLGDEKMWKEINVIRKIVGYEGRKEASCADELKALYIFTGVEPPTSLNENSIHPLEIKEKLQFLMSILGIKPNMT; translated from the exons ATGTTAGCTTTTAGAGGTTGGGGATTTCAAGCTTGTTTATCTTACAATCTGTTCAG GATGGAATTTGAAGAAGCGGAAGATGAAGAGTGGGATACTAGAAAATACTCGTCCAAAAGTAATGCTGCAAATGGTTGCATGATGAGGTGGCTGCTCAAAATGGGAGTCTGTGTTGGAAAGAAGATCTTAGTGGCTGGTTTCATAGCTTCAGCTGCTCCTGTGCTTGTTCCACCTCTTGCGGTGGCTTCTGTTATTGTCATTGCTCTTTCTATGCCTTATGCAGTTTTCTTGGCTAGCTATGTATGCACTCAGAATTTAATGAGTAAATTGCTCCCTAGGCCTACTCTCCAGAATCCCCCATTGCTTAAAAGGATATGTTTTAAGCAGGGTGGTTGTGATGATATGCAGATATATAGAGAGGAACAAGCCCTTGTAGATGAAGCAAAGAGAGACATTGAAATCGATGGTTTTGGTATGAAGAATGGAGAAAATGTGACAGTGGGGAGTGAGTGTGGTCCACGAGAAGAAGATGCCACTGATGGAATTGAGGAAAACTCACCAGGAGAAAATAATGGAGTGCAAGTGCAACCATTTAGTGAGGACTATGAAGAATTTAAGACTTTTGAggttaaaactttgtttttacaTGAATCCCAGGATCAGCCCATGGAGGGTGATATAGAGGAAGCAGAGTTACAAAGAGAAACAAAGGGACTGTTAGAAAAAATTAGAGATGAGGGTAGAACTGATAAGACTAGGGAGAGAGGAGAATATGCAGAAGGAATATGTAGAGGGGCAGATGAAAGGGGTAAAAGAATTGGTTCTGTTGAAGATATGGAAGAATCATTGGCAGAAGAAGCTAGTACCATTGGGGAAACTGGAGAAGACttgagaaaggaagaagatcCAAATCTACGGGAGGAGATGCTTCATTCaagaaatgatgaaaatatggataccatgttagaaggaAAAGAATTTGACACCACAAATGATTCAAGGAAGTCATTGGCTGAACCTTCTGAACTACTGATTCCAGCTGAACCAATTGAAGCTTCACCAATTGAAGTAATGGTTTATAACATTCAAATGGATGAGAACTCTTCTCAGGACTCAGAAAATCAAGAATCTCATATGCATGAGTTAAATGAAAGGATGTACTTGGAAGATGCAGAAGCTAGAGAAATTGCTAATGAAAGTGCACATGATTTGTTTGATGGAAAACAGATAGACCCTGATGAGAAGACATACACAATTGATTTGCATGAAG AATCTTCAATTATTGGCAGACGCACAGATTCTATGGAAGTTCTTGTTTCCTCTGTAGAACAAGAGTCTTGGCCATCTGAATGCTCCTCTGAAGAAAACATTATCTCTTCTTCTGAAGAG GTAGTATTGGGTGATGAGAAGATGTGGAAAGAGATTAATGTGATAAGGAAGATAGTAGGATATGAAGGTAGAAAGGAAGCATCATGTGCAGATGAATTGAAGGCTCTTTACATCTTCACTGGAGTTGAGCCTCCAACATCTCTCAATGAGAACTCCATCCACCCCTTAGAAATCAAGGAGAAACTCCAATTTCTTATGTCCATCCTTGGAATTAAGCCCAACATGACTTAG
- the LOC128195761 gene encoding protein PELOTA 1-like isoform X1, producing MRIVRRDIVPNGPGSVKMVAVDSDDLWFAYNLIAPGDSVMAVTVRKVVREAAHGGRDAERVKLKLEIKVEEVADYDKEGSILRVRGKNILENEHVKIGAFHTLELELQRPFVVRKDVWDSLALEVLQQASDPGASADLAVVLMQEGLAHILLVGRSMTVTRSRIETSIPRKHGPAIAGYEKALDKFFENVMQAFLKHIDFNVVRCAVIASPGFTKDQFHRHLFLEAERRQLRPIIENKSRIILVHTTSGYKHSLREVLDAPNVMNLIKDTKAAQEVRVMKDFFNMLSNDPSRACYGMKHVEVANERLAVQTLLITDDLFRNSDISTRQKFVNLVNSVKDSGGSVHVFSSMHVSGEQLAQISGIAAILRFPLPDLEDIEM from the exons ATGAGGATCGTTCGCAGAGACATCGTTCCTAATGGACCTGGTAGCGTTAAG ATGGTGGCGGTGGATTCCGATGATCTGTGGTTTGCGTATAACTTGATTGCTCCCGGAGACTCTGTCATGGCCGTTACTGTTAG GAAGGTTGTTAGAGAGGCCGCTCATGGCGGTCGAGATGCAGAGCGCGTTAAGCTCAAACTGGAAATTAAAGTCGAAGAG GTTGCTGATTATGACAAAGAAGGTTCTATTCTGCGTGTTCGTGGAAAGAACAttttagagaatgaacatgtcAAG ATAGGAGCTTTCCATACTCTAGAACTTGAACTGCAGCGACCGTTTGTGGTCAGAAAG GATGTTTGGGATTCTTTGGCTTTGGAGGTGCTACAGCAGGCCTCTG ATCCTGGTGCAAGTGCTGATCTAGCAGTGGTGTTGATGCAGGAAGGATTAGCTCATATCCTCCTTGTTGGTAGAAG TATGACTGTTACTCGATCGCGGATAGAAACATCTATTCCTCGCAAGCATGGGCCTGCAATTGCTGGTTATGAGAAA GCTTTGGATAAGTTCTTCGAGAATGTTATGCAG GCTTTCTTGAAACATATCGATTTCAACGTGGTTCGTTGTGCTGTAATTGCAAGTCCAGGATTTACAAAG GATCAGTTTCATCGTCACTTATTTTTGGAGGCAGAACGAAGACAGTTGCGACCTATTATTGAAAACAAATCACGCATCATTCTTGTGCATACAACTTCAGGATACAA GCATAGTTTAAGGGAGGTTTTGGATGCTCCAAATGTCATGAATTTGATAAAAGATACTAAAGCAGCACAAGAG gTTCGAGTTATGAAGGATTTCTTCAACATGCTTTCAAAT GATCCATCACGCGCATGTTATGGAATGAAACATGTTGAGGTTGCCAATGAACGCCTAGCTGTACAAACTCTTCTCATCACAGATGATCTTTTCAG GAATTCAGATATATCAACAAGACAAAAGTTTGTTAACTTGGTCAACTCTGTTAAGGATTCAGGAGGATCTGTCCATGTATTTTCATCCATGCATGTCTCTGGAGAGC
- the LOC128195761 gene encoding protein PELOTA 1-like isoform X2: MRIVRRDIVPNGPGSVKMVAVDSDDLWFAYNLIAPGDSVMAVTVRKVVREAAHGGRDAERVKLKLEIKVEEVADYDKEGSILRVRGKNILENEHVKIGAFHTLELELQRPFVVRKDVWDSLALEVLQQASDPGASADLAVVLMQEGLAHILLVGRSMTVTRSRIETSIPRKHGPAIAGYEKALDKFFENVMQDQFHRHLFLEAERRQLRPIIENKSRIILVHTTSGYKHSLREVLDAPNVMNLIKDTKAAQEVRVMKDFFNMLSNDPSRACYGMKHVEVANERLAVQTLLITDDLFRNSDISTRQKFVNLVNSVKDSGGSVHVFSSMHVSGEQLAQISGIAAILRFPLPDLEDIEM; this comes from the exons ATGAGGATCGTTCGCAGAGACATCGTTCCTAATGGACCTGGTAGCGTTAAG ATGGTGGCGGTGGATTCCGATGATCTGTGGTTTGCGTATAACTTGATTGCTCCCGGAGACTCTGTCATGGCCGTTACTGTTAG GAAGGTTGTTAGAGAGGCCGCTCATGGCGGTCGAGATGCAGAGCGCGTTAAGCTCAAACTGGAAATTAAAGTCGAAGAG GTTGCTGATTATGACAAAGAAGGTTCTATTCTGCGTGTTCGTGGAAAGAACAttttagagaatgaacatgtcAAG ATAGGAGCTTTCCATACTCTAGAACTTGAACTGCAGCGACCGTTTGTGGTCAGAAAG GATGTTTGGGATTCTTTGGCTTTGGAGGTGCTACAGCAGGCCTCTG ATCCTGGTGCAAGTGCTGATCTAGCAGTGGTGTTGATGCAGGAAGGATTAGCTCATATCCTCCTTGTTGGTAGAAG TATGACTGTTACTCGATCGCGGATAGAAACATCTATTCCTCGCAAGCATGGGCCTGCAATTGCTGGTTATGAGAAA GCTTTGGATAAGTTCTTCGAGAATGTTATGCAG GATCAGTTTCATCGTCACTTATTTTTGGAGGCAGAACGAAGACAGTTGCGACCTATTATTGAAAACAAATCACGCATCATTCTTGTGCATACAACTTCAGGATACAA GCATAGTTTAAGGGAGGTTTTGGATGCTCCAAATGTCATGAATTTGATAAAAGATACTAAAGCAGCACAAGAG gTTCGAGTTATGAAGGATTTCTTCAACATGCTTTCAAAT GATCCATCACGCGCATGTTATGGAATGAAACATGTTGAGGTTGCCAATGAACGCCTAGCTGTACAAACTCTTCTCATCACAGATGATCTTTTCAG GAATTCAGATATATCAACAAGACAAAAGTTTGTTAACTTGGTCAACTCTGTTAAGGATTCAGGAGGATCTGTCCATGTATTTTCATCCATGCATGTCTCTGGAGAGC